A single window of Drosophila suzukii chromosome 3, CBGP_Dsuzu_IsoJpt1.0, whole genome shotgun sequence DNA harbors:
- the Rlb1 gene encoding triadin, which produces MDRLKFNNLVITNKKGIQKARAQTIAKLVQKLRKTKDVLAKKPDSDKEKIRLRKYSECLAQLKALKCLDLVRECLLQEGTNPNAVLASERSTPDELGIAMLRLNKLMHGLVDTFVKALELSTDKEAKWREEILETSKRRAKIERTEERKRKRKELKEQKALTKNRLEWLEQNKVAGSEVPSTAASEDTTSAVQVSQDEKQDISETPAKTEKPAVPNKEKKDKKIAKKEKIIKKDKPLVKKDEKPKPDIPKPVPKTESVEKVKENNTKPLQKQPQKEVKPKEPKPKPVDRKPVREQKPKPRPERQPSIEEDEDEPKPDSNRPTHVVDPFFITESGQPYLSTAVVLSGDNDSEAEEEQRPPPVKKFRNEDRRTNTYRERPERQPEFKAKKPTDDRHPSWLAKQQQKPIIGGFQGKKITFGEDGQAAEITAPSINLSSSTAPPLSTDGMHPSWVAKQKFKPKIAAFQGTKIKFDDE; this is translated from the exons ATGGACAGACTGAAATTCAACAACTTg GTGATAACCAACAAGAAGGGGATCCAAAAGGCACGCGCCCAGACCATCGCCAAGCTCGTCCAGAAGCTGCGAAAGACAAAAGATGTGTTGGCCAAAAAACCGGACAGCGACAAGGAGAAGATCCGTCTGCGCAAATATAGCGAATGCCTGGCTCAGCTGAAGGCACTGAAATGTTTGGACCTAGTACGTGAATGTCTCCTTCAAGAGGGCACCAATCCTAATGCGGTGCTAGCCAGCGAGCGCTCCACTCCGGATGAACTGGGCATCGCCATGCTGCGGCTAAACAAACTGATGCACGGACTGGTGGACACGTTCGTGAAGGCCCTCGAGCTGAGCACCGACAAGGAGGCCAAGTGGCGGGAGGAGATCCTGGAGACAAGCAAGCGACGGGCCAAAATCGAACGCACTGAGGAGCGGAAAAGAAAGCGCAAGGAGCTGAAGGAGCAGAAGGCTCTAACCAAGAACAGATTGGAGTGGTTGGAGCAGAACAAAGTGGCGGGTTCAGAAGTTCCATCAACGGCAGCATCGGAGGATACTACTTCTGCGGTTCAAGTCAGCCAGGATGAAAAGCAAGATATCTCCGAGACTCCAGCCAAAACAGAGAAGCCTGCAGTTCCTAACAAGGAAAAGAAGGATAAGAAAATtgccaaaaaagaaaagattATAAAGAAAGATAAACCTCTTGTCAAAAAGGATGAGAAGCCAAAACCAGACATCCCTAAGCCAGTTCCCAAAACGGAATCTGTAGAAAAAGTCAAGGAAAATAACACAAAACCGCTGCAGAAACAACCACAAAAAGAAGTCAAACCGAAGGAACCTAAGCCAAAACCTGTGGACAGAAAGCCAGTCAGAGAACAAAAGCCTAAGCCTCGACCAGAAAGGCAGCCTAGCATTGAAGAAGACGAAGATGAACCCAAACCTGACAGCAATCGTCCCACACACGTAGTCGATCCCTTTTTCATCACGGAATCAGGGCAGCCCTACTTGTCCACCGCCGTGGTTCTTTCCGGCGACAATGACAGCGAAGCTGAAGAGGAACAGAGACCGCCGCCAGTCAAAAAGTTCCGCAACGAGGATCGACGGACAAATACATACCGGGAAAGACCGGAAAGACAGCCAGAGTTCAAAGCGAAAAAGCCAACCGACGACCGTCATCCTTCCTGGCTGGccaagcagcagcagaaaccAATCATCGGTGGTTTCCAGGGCAAGAAGATAACATTCGGAGAAGATGGCCAGGCGGCAGAAATTACGGCTCCCAGCATCAATCTTTCGAGTTCCACTGCTCCTCCTTTATCCACCGATGGCATGCACCCTTCCTGGGTGGCCAAGCAGAAGTTTAAGCCGAAAATAGCCGCATTCCAGGGCACCAAGATTAAGTTTGACGACGAATAA
- the mRpL47 gene encoding large ribosomal subunit protein uL29m yields the protein MSSALIKCFNLAKTVGNATVKSILAAPKQPWQACSAAALQTPHAPMAMQMHTSPVRRDLMEFFDDKKNWSENEVKVGRAWRTEELRIKSNKELHQLWFVLLKERNMLMTMEHECNDKMEVFPSPERIDKVKISMENLETVVRERNKAYHLLETGETGERPQKAVKNAFGLQVNYRSCEHVLPPFMNLKWIKSRNIGFGGRAVNRFLLKYREKLYNAKRKAKNRSRNEVMMILRRNPNFDLDALRRQFPDVNVDKLRNEDKIRGHYVPKVGV from the exons ATGTCTTCGGcgttaataaaatgttttaatttggCTAAAACTGTGGGAAATGCGACGGTCAAGAGTATTCTGGCCGCTCCCAAGCAGCCTTGGCAGGCCTGCAG TGCGGCTGCCCTGCAAACGCCGCATGCTCCAATGGCCATGCAGATGCACACCTCCCCCGTTCGCCGGGATCTGATGGAGTTCTTCGACGACAAGAAGAACTGGAGCGAGAACGAGGTCAAGGTGGGGCGCGCGTGGCGCACGGAGGAGCTGCGCATCAAGTCCAACAAGGAGCTGCACCAGCTGTGGTTCGTGCTCCTCAAGGAGCGCAACATGCTGATGACCATGGAGCACGAGTGCAACGACAAAATGGAAGTCTTTCCCAGTCCAGAGCGCATCGATAAG GTGAAAATCTCCATGGAGAACCTGGAGACGGTGGTGAGGGAGCGCAACAAGGCCTACCACCTGCTGGAGACCGGAGAAACCGGTGAGCGGCCCCAGAAGGCCGTGAAGAATGCATTTGGACTGCAGGTCAACTACAGAAGCTGCGAACACGTCCTGCCGCCCTTCATGAACCTCAAATGGATCAAATCCCGCAACATTGGCTTTGGCGGTCGGGCTGTAAACAGATTCCTGCTGAAGTACCGCGAGAAGTTGTACAATGCCAAGCGCAAGGCCAAGAA CCGCTCCCGCAACGAAGTCATGATGATCCTGCGTCGCAATCCCAACTTTGACCTGGATGCGCTGCGTCGCCAGTTCCCCGATGTCAACGTGGACAAGCTGCGCAACGAGGACAAAATTCGTGGTCACTATGTGCCCAAAGTTGGTGTCTGA
- the Kdm3 gene encoding lysine-specific demethylase 3A: MSQKELAALVATRTSRKRTVPSSTSPMTTRSEPRSIIEIHISNDAASTKRACREVEKPSSRAEQPLPQEEESQGQVPPLTEEEQQRHNEFRTSGSIFLQDLPCFKLQQTQPPPGSSPIPKCRECRRRNLATKEGETSAVSDVYCRFYEFRRLQFNEKGELGVVGFPNPYSEPSPEDIAIWQPDKNTAPTSGYMDIQVCRYILLHAGDQFCYLWRQEAEALRLHQNPDGTIAWKKAVKGTREICDVCDTTLFNYHWTCSKCGFGVCLDCFKDRKEGQRLRRAENAAQKGCDEYHWLLCTDPSGPQEHALTELMLTQIIAGDALNVLGRLLHEVRTLWQVPQVCGCLLSKQAVEDAQLNELIQDMIKESQLKQHTSFSSLASEQKVHQQQRLDQLHAKKLEFARERGIDYVPGRVWTKETLGKDPITTAFDNFKHINFLRKGLAGLRRFLPPRAMTLAHSTQLAPGVPHEWLCDGKLLRLTDAMHPDNRVLYQEVWKCGQPVMISEVARSLNLDLWHPQAFCRDFGDKPNDLINCLNGNLVPNQPMRHFWEGFQCMNKRLLDAHGKPMLLKLKDWPPGDDFAEILPTRFADLMKGLPMPEYTLRTGNLNIASCLPKMFVPPDLGPKMYNAYGSALHPDKGTTNLHLDISDAVNIMVYVGIPEDGDTKPQLAATQKAIALGGCDYITRARCQSPDVLPGALWHIFPARDADKIRDLLNRVTLEKGFRLEPDHDPIHDQNWYLDDKLRARLFKEYGVEGHPIVQCLGDAVFIPAGAPHQVQNLHNCIKVAEDFVSPENITHCYHLTHEFRRLSHSHTNHEDKLQIKNIIYHAIKDCCTILTRALDERIDAEMEKLKAE; encoded by the coding sequence ATGTCGCAAAAAGAATTGGCGGCACTTGTCGCCACAAGAACGAGCCGCAAGCGCACCGTGCCCTCTTCCACATCCCCAATGACCACTCGCTCGGAACCGAGATCTATTATCGAGATACATATATCCAATGACGCAGCGTCCACAAAGAGAGCTTGCCGGGAAGTTGAGAAACCGTCGTCAAGGGCGGAACAGCCACTTCCACAGGAAGAAGAGAGCCAGGGTCAAGTGCCCCCGCTGACCGAGGAAGAGCAGCAGCGGCACAATGAGTTCCGGACCAGTGGCTCGATATTTCTGCAAGATTTGCCCTGCTTCAAGCTGCAGCAGACCCAGCCACCACCAGGTTCCTCGCCGATTCCCAAGTGtcgagagtgccgacgaagaaACCTGGCCACCAAGGAGGGTGAGACCAGCGCAGTAAGCGATGTCTACTGCCGGTTCTATGAATTTCGACGCCTCCAGTTCAACGAGAAGGGCGAGTTGGGCGTGGTTGGTTTTCCCAATCCCTACAGCGAACCCTCACCGGAGGACATTGCCATTTGGCAGCCAGATAAAAATACTGCCCCGACCAGCGGTTATATGGACATACAGGTCTGCAGGTACATTCTGCTCCATGCTGGCGACCAGTTTTGCTATTTGTGGCGCCAGGAGGCGGAGGCTTTACGGTTGCATCAGAACCCGGACGGCACCATCGCTTGGAAGAAGGCCGTGAAGGGCACTCGAGAGATTTGTGACGTGTGTGACACCACGCTGTTCAACTACCACTGGACCTGTAGCAAGTGTGGCTTTGGAGTGTGCCTCGACTGCTTCAAAGATCGCAAGGAGGGACAGCGACTGCGTCGTGCAGAGAACGCAGCCCAAAAGGGATGCGACGAGTACCACTGGCTGCTCTGCACCGATCCCAGTGGGCCCCAGGAGCACGCCCTCACCGAGTTGATGCTGACCCAGATCATAGCCGGCGATGCCCTCAACGTCTTGGGCAGGCTGCTGCACGAGGTGCGGACCTTGTGGCAGGTGCCACAGGTGTGCGGCTGTCTGTTGAGCAAGCAGGCGGTGGAGGACGCTCAGCTAAACGAGCTGATTCAGGATATGATTAAGGAGTCCCAGTTGAAGCAACACACTAGCTTCTCGTCGCTGGCTTCCGAGCAGAAGGTACACCAACAGCAGCGCCTCGATCAGCTGCACGCCAAGAAGCTGGAGTTTGCCAGGGAGCGGGGCATAGATTATGTGCCAGGAAGAGTTTGGACCAAGGAGACGTTGGGAAAGGACCCCATTACAACGGCCTTTGACAATTTCAAGCACATTAATTTTCTGAGAAAGGGATTGGCCGGCTTGAGAAGGTTCCTTCCACCCAGGGCCATGACTTTGGCCCACTCCACTCAGTTGGCACCGGGAGTTCCTCACGAGTGGCTCTGCGATGGCAAGTTGCTGCGCCTCACCGACGCCATGCATCCGGATAACCGAGTCCTTTACCAGGAGGTTTGGAAGTGCGGTCAGCCAGTGATGATTTCGGAGGTGGCTCGCTCTTTGAACTTAGACCTATGGCATCCGCAGGCCTTTTGCCGCGACTTTGGCGACAAGCCCAATGATCTTATTAATTGTTTGAATGGAAATCTGGTGCCCAATCAGCCGATGCGACATTTTTGGGAGGGATTTCAGTGTATGAACAAGCGTCTGCTAGATGCTCATGGCAAGCCCATGCTTCTGAAGCTAAAGGATTGGCCGCCAGGTGATGATTTTGCCGAAATACTGCCCACCAGGTTTGCTGATTTGATGAAGGGACTGCCCATGCCGGAGTACACTCTGCGTACAGGCAACCTAAACATTGCCAGTTGTCTGCCCAAGATGTTTGTTCCACCGGATTTGGGACCGAAGATGTATAATGCCTACGGGTCGGCTTTACACCCGGATAAGGGGACAACCAATCTTCACTTGGACATCTCGGATGCAGTCAACATAATGGTTTATGTGGGAATCCCCGAGGATGGAGATACTAAGCCGCAGCTGGCGGCTACGCAGAAAGCCATTGCTCTAGGTGGATGCGATTACATAACCAGAGCTCGTTGCCAATCGCCGGATGTGTTACCTGGCGCGCTGTGGCACATCTTTCCGGCTCGCGATGCCGATAAAATAAGGGATTTACTTAACCGCGTAACTTTGGAGAAGGGCTTTCGTTTGGAGCCCGATCACGATCCAATTCATGATCAGAATTGGTATTTGGACGATAAGTTGCGCGCCCGATTGTTCAAGGAATATGGCGTGGAGGGGCATCCCATTGTCCAGTGTTTGGGAGACGCGGTTTTTATACCGGCTGGAGCTCCTCATCAGGTCCAGAATCTCCACAATTGCATTAAGGTTGCCGAGGACTTTGTCTCGCCGGAAAACATTACCCACTGCTACCATCTCACTCACGAGTTTAGAAGACTTTCGCACTCCCACACAAATCACGAGGACAAGCTTCAGATCAAGAATATTATCTACCATGCCATCAAGGATTGCTGCACCATCCTCACCAGAGCTCTGGACGAGCGAATCGATGCGGAAATGGAAAAGCTTAAAGCCGAATAG